From Pyramidobacter piscolens W5455, the proteins below share one genomic window:
- a CDS encoding MetQ/NlpA family ABC transporter substrate-binding protein → MKKICVLACAVSLCFAGAAGAGTLRVGATPTPHAEILAQVRDDLKAQGVDLQVVEFTDYVTPNLALNDGELEANYFQHLPYLQSFCKDRGLDLTSAATIHVEPMGLFSKKFATFEELKNGALIAIPNDPTNCGRALLLLQSAGLIKLASDSGLTATELDIEENKHDFKFRSLEAAQLPRSLDDVDAAVINGNYAIPAGFNPAKDALLVEGADSPYANVIAVKAGNENNADVQALVKALQSDKVSKYILDTYAGGVLPAFGGPAK, encoded by the coding sequence ATGAAAAAAATCTGCGTTCTCGCTTGTGCCGTTTCTCTGTGCTTCGCCGGCGCCGCCGGCGCCGGCACGCTGCGCGTCGGTGCCACGCCCACGCCTCACGCCGAGATCCTCGCCCAGGTCAGGGACGACCTCAAAGCGCAGGGCGTCGACCTGCAGGTCGTGGAGTTCACCGACTACGTCACGCCCAACCTGGCGCTGAACGACGGCGAGCTCGAGGCCAACTACTTCCAGCATCTGCCCTACCTGCAAAGCTTCTGCAAGGACCGCGGCCTCGATCTGACTTCCGCCGCCACCATCCACGTGGAACCGATGGGCCTGTTCTCGAAGAAGTTCGCCACGTTCGAGGAGCTTAAAAACGGCGCGCTCATCGCCATCCCCAACGACCCCACCAACTGCGGCCGCGCCCTGCTGCTGCTCCAGTCCGCCGGATTGATCAAGCTGGCATCGGACAGCGGCCTCACCGCCACCGAGCTGGACATCGAAGAGAACAAACACGATTTCAAGTTCCGCTCGCTCGAGGCGGCCCAGCTGCCGCGTTCGCTCGACGACGTGGACGCAGCCGTGATCAACGGCAATTACGCGATCCCCGCCGGCTTCAACCCCGCCAAGGACGCGCTGCTCGTCGAGGGCGCCGACTCGCCTTACGCCAACGTCATCGCCGTCAAGGCCGGCAACGAAAACAACGCCGACGTGCAGGCGCTGGTCAAGGCCCTGCAGAGCGACAAAGTTTCCAAGTACATTCTCGACACTTACGCCGGCGGCGTGTTGCCCGCGTTCGGCGGCCCCGCCAAATAG